In Deltaproteobacteria bacterium, the genomic stretch GCCTTATGGTCGCGCTCAACCATATGTTTACCCTTTAAGTTAACTAATATGGTTTTTTACTTTGGTAATAAGTTCGACACCATTGATAGGCTTAGTCACATAATCATTACATCCACTTTCAAAACCTATTTGCACATTAGTCGCTTCGCTTCTAGTGGTGACCATGATTATTGGGATCTCACGAGTAGATTCTTGCGCACGAATTTGTTTGCAAGCTTCAAATCCACTTACTTCTGGCATCACAACATCTAAAAGTATTAGATCAGGTTTTTCTTCAGTTGCTTTAATAATTGCCTCTCGACCATTACTTGCTGTAAGTAATTCATAGCCTTCGTTGGCTAAAAGCATTCTTTCCATCAATAAAACCGTATTTGAATCATCGACAAGAAGAATTTTTTTTGCGCCCACGTTTAACCTCCACTTTAACATTTAGCAAAGATGCATGAGTACGCCCATCCAACCTAGCATTCATGAATGCAGGCTTAAGCCTTTACTATTCATTCTGCCGATGGTCTCAAGTAAATACCACGTAATAATAAATGAACGTAGCAAATACTCGGCGCGACGCACTTTGCCCAAAATACAAATACTACTTTCAGGCTACTGTACTTAAATAACCGGCATTGCCAATTAGTGTACCCCAAAATGAAACAGCATTCGCGTGTTCTGTGAATGAAATTAAAGAATCGGCAATACCAGCTTCACGGGCAAGTCGACGGAATTGAACAAAACCAATGGATTCATGCCCAACCATTACCCCAAAGACTTGACGATTATGACGCAGTCGTTCAAGCCAATTGTGAATAAATTCTAATGAAGCACGCGAATTTGCACCAATAACGCTAGCATCGATAAATACTAATATTGGGCCTGTTGCAAGTTTCGCCAGGGCACGACCAACAGTTGCTTCAAGATCTTCTGATTCTAAGGGATGCAATGATCCCAATATGCTAATAAATAACTGGTTATTATCCAAAGTGGTGACTTCATAACATAAAGTTATGCGACCATGTTCTACAATGCTTCCTTGACCATTTTCTAAAAGGTTTAAATAATAATTTAAAAAATCTATATTCATATCGTTGAGACCACAAAACTGTACGCCGTAGCCATACACGCAATTTAGTTCTGAGATCTTTTCTATACGGTTTACACGACAAAAAGTATTTAGATGAAAACCTTGAGGTAAGGTAAATTCTAAATGGAGCCCAGCGTTTTCACTTAATATGAGTCGTTGGGTAATTATATAGGCCCCAATAGTACTAAGATCCTTAATAACAACTTCTTTACTGACAATATCGAAAGACTCTAGATTATTAGTATTAATGAATGAAGATACATTTAAGTAATGTTGTGATAATTTCTCAGCGGACTTTGGTGATGATGCAGTATTGTGACTTATATAAGTACCAACTGACTGTCCTATTTCGAATTGCTTTTTTTCAGGAGTAAATAATACCATGATAATCACCACAGACTTTCATAAGTCACGAACCCAAGCTTGCCCGCTTGGTAATTCAATAGCTACATGACGTGGGTCTAATCCACCTATTATGCTTGATAATACTGGTATATTTGTTTCACTTAACATGCGAAAAGCTAACGAAGCGTTACTTTCACCCAAACGACCTTGATCGCTAGTTTCCATACCTCCATAAATTTTAGCCTGCAAATTCAATGCATTAGTGTTTTGTGCTGCAAGCCACTGCAATAAAGTTGGTATTGCCGGTAGTCCCGACCGTAAACTTAATATATCACTATCGCAAAAAGGAATTTCGTAATGCACTGCACCGCCAACACCACAACGCCAATCCCAAATTAAGACAAGTACACTGGTAGTAACAATTGCTTCAATTAGACTTGGACCCAAACACAATGCAATTGAACTCGGCTCTAACACGCGGATATTTCTACGGTTACGTAATGTTGTTGCCGTATTACTGGCCGATACTAAGTTACTCATAGATCGTTTTACCTGTAATGCTTTTATAAGCATCATTATATTAAGCAAAAATGAGACCGATTTTTATGGCATTAAAGAACGGTGTAACCCATTGTTATCACGTATGTAGGGAAAGATATGTTTATAAAAAATACGAAATTTTGTCTAAAAACTAGAATCGAAATGTCTAGGATTTAGACGTAGAAATGCTATACCGTTTTATTTTCTGATATAAAGAGCTGCGTGGTATTTTTAATTGTTGTGCAGCACGCACTACGTTGCCATTTTCATGTGCCAATACATTTTCTATATGCAAACGTTCTACTTGTTCTAAAGTAAGGAGATGGTCACCAAGGTAAGTTGGTGTATTATGAGTTACTCTATTTAAACTAAGATCATCGCGATCTATTGTTGTCATTTGCGATAATAATAAAGCGCGTTCTAATACATTATGCAATTCACGTAAATTGCCAGGCCAATTATATTCAATTAACGCCTTTTCAGCGGCACTAGTTAGATTTAAATCACTAATACCTCGTTCAGCCCCAATCTCATCAAGAATTTTATAAGCTAAAGGTATAATATCATCACGACGATCACGCAAAGCTGGACATACCAGTCGAACTACATCCAAACGAAACAAGAGATCTTTACGAAATAGGTTTTTTTCAGCTAAAGCCGCCAGATTAGCATTGGTTGCTGAGAACAAACGAATATCGACTGCAATATCTCGCACTGAACCTAGGCGACGAAAACGCTTCTCTTCAATAACTTTAAGAAGTTTGGGTTGCACCGAAACATCAATTTCACCTACTTCATCTAAAAGTACAGTACCATGATGACCTACTTCGAGTAACCCTAATTTACGACTTGTAGCTCCGGTGAATGCACCAGGTTCATAACCAAAAAGCTCCGCCCTTAAAAACTCAGGAGACAAACCTGCGCAATTGATATCCATAAATGGCTCATCTGCTCGTGGTCCATTTTCATGCAACCATCGTGCAAGAACATTTTTACCAGTACCTGTTTCACCTTGAATTAACACAGGGGTCTCAGAGTCAAGTACTCGTTTTGCTTGCTCAGCTAATGCGATAATCGCAGCGTTTGTACCAATAAAGGGATAAAGACGCGAACGTCGGCGCGTCAGGTTACCCATAATAAGTTTTCGTTCATTGCGTTGCTGTTCAAGGACACGTTGCAAAATTAATTGCAAAGTAGGCATCTCTATTGGTTTCGTAAGAAAATGCTGTGCCCCTTCTTTAATGCAACGTACAGCTAGATCAATAGAACCATGAGCCGTTAAAACAATAATGGGCACTGATGCAGCAATTTCACGCAGACGCGGCAACATTTCAAGAGCATTACCATCGGGTAACATATAATCTATAAGTGCAGCATCAGGCGGAGCTCGTAAAAAAGCTTCAATACCTTCTTGGACTGTCTTAGCAGTTTCGACAGCAAAACCCTGAGCGTTTAAATAATCAGCAACCGCAAAACGAATAGTTGGTTCATCGTCTATTAACAATATCCTTTGCTTAGCCATAAATTTGGTTCCGAAATAAATAGCTACGGTGCGATATCGCCGACAACGTTAGGTAACCTAACAGTGAAACACAGACCTTTCAATTTATCATTGTGCGCTGACATAGTTCCATTATGAGCAAGAATAGTGGTATAGGCTATAGCAACATCAAGCGAAAGTTTGCCACCACGACGAATACCAAAAGGTAATAAAACATCACGCATTGCACGAGGATCAAGCAATGGACCATTATCTTTAATGTCAATTTGTATTTCGCTTTTATGGTCGTCTTCATGTTGTACGATTTTTAATTTTACTTCTTCTCCCTTTGGCGTTCTTATAATTGATAAACCAATTAATCTTTGTAAAGCTATTTGCAATCGCGAAATATCTACAAAGACTGGTTTTAAATTTTCATCTATATTTGTTGTTACACTGACTTCTTTGCTTTGTGCTAATGAGTTCAGATCACTGATCACCTTCATGATCAATTCTTTTATTGAAAAAACCTGACATTGATTAATTGGTGCAATCAAATCACCTAATTCATGAGCCAACTGTAAAATCCGATCTAATTCATGTCTCAATGCTGCAAAGTAAGGTTTTATTTCACTAGTTTCACCTAAACGTTTTTCTAAAGCATCAACCGTTACTCCCATTGCAAAAACCGGATTGCGCAATTCGTGGATAGTACCGCCTAATAAAAGTTTGATATTAAAAATTAAAACATCTGTTGGAGATGTTTTAATAGCTGAATTTGACGCACTCACGCGATTGTCGTCCCTTCCTAATTTAGATGAATTATTCTAAAACATACTGTATTTACAGGTTGAGATATTATATCACGTCTCTTTACTGTCGGCTGTAACTTGATAATAAGAAACTGCTGGGCCAAAAATACTAAATTGCTTTTTTATGTATGTAAGTGTGGGTAAATAGACATATGTTAAATTTATCACCAAATTGGCAACTTCGTATTAGGTTTACTATTATCGGGATATTGCTGCTGTTAACCGCAACTTTTCTTGTTTCAATCTCCCAATATAAAGTACA encodes the following:
- a CDS encoding response regulator, whose translation is MGAKKILLVDDSNTVLLMERMLLANEGYELLTASNGREAIIKATEEKPDLILLDVVMPEVSGFEACKQIRAQESTREIPIIMVTTRSEATNVQIGFESGCNDYVTKPINGVELITKVKNHIS
- a CDS encoding PilZ domain-containing protein: MVLFTPEKKQFEIGQSVGTYISHNTASSPKSAEKLSQHYLNVSSFINTNNLESFDIVSKEVVIKDLSTIGAYIITQRLILSENAGLHLEFTLPQGFHLNTFCRVNRIEKISELNCVYGYGVQFCGLNDMNIDFLNYYLNLLENGQGSIVEHGRITLCYEVTTLDNNQLFISILGSLHPLESEDLEATVGRALAKLATGPILVFIDASVIGANSRASLEFIHNWLERLRHNRQVFGVMVGHESIGFVQFRRLAREAGIADSLISFTEHANAVSFWGTLIGNAGYLSTVA
- a CDS encoding sigma-54-dependent Fis family transcriptional regulator, giving the protein MAKQRILLIDDEPTIRFAVADYLNAQGFAVETAKTVQEGIEAFLRAPPDAALIDYMLPDGNALEMLPRLREIAASVPIIVLTAHGSIDLAVRCIKEGAQHFLTKPIEMPTLQLILQRVLEQQRNERKLIMGNLTRRRSRLYPFIGTNAAIIALAEQAKRVLDSETPVLIQGETGTGKNVLARWLHENGPRADEPFMDINCAGLSPEFLRAELFGYEPGAFTGATSRKLGLLEVGHHGTVLLDEVGEIDVSVQPKLLKVIEEKRFRRLGSVRDIAVDIRLFSATNANLAALAEKNLFRKDLLFRLDVVRLVCPALRDRRDDIIPLAYKILDEIGAERGISDLNLTSAAEKALIEYNWPGNLRELHNVLERALLLSQMTTIDRDDLSLNRVTHNTPTYLGDHLLTLEQVERLHIENVLAHENGNVVRAAQQLKIPRSSLYQKIKRYSISTSKS
- a CDS encoding HAMP domain-containing histidine kinase codes for the protein MSASNSAIKTSPTDVLIFNIKLLLGGTIHELRNPVFAMGVTVDALEKRLGETSEIKPYFAALRHELDRILQLAHELGDLIAPINQCQVFSIKELIMKVISDLNSLAQSKEVSVTTNIDENLKPVFVDISRLQIALQRLIGLSIIRTPKGEEVKLKIVQHEDDHKSEIQIDIKDNGPLLDPRAMRDVLLPFGIRRGGKLSLDVAIAYTTILAHNGTMSAHNDKLKGLCFTVRLPNVVGDIAP